The region TGATAGTTCGCGGGCAGCCGGTGTGGGTGTCGGGCCGGTGCCCACCCGGCGCCGGCCTGCGGGCGGATCGTGAGGGGACCGAACTCGTCGAACGCGAACACCCGCTGCGGGAAGTGGCTGCTCACGTACTCGATCCGGGCGAGTTTGGTGTCCCGGTCAGGGTCGGTGGACTCCTTCCACGTTTTTGTCCGCTGGAAGGTGATCTTCTGCTGGTGCAGGATCTGCCGCAGCCGCTCCCGCCCGATACGGATCGGGCGGGCAGTATGCGAGCCCAGGTAGTCGGCGAGCTTACGCACACTCCAGCGGGTGAACGGTTTCCCCAGTTTCTCGGGGCGGGTGTTGGCCGTCTCGACGATGAACGCTTGATCGTCAGGACTGATCTGGCGGGGACGGCCACCCGCCCACTGAGGGTCCAGGCTGGCCATCCCCATCTCGTTGAACCGGTGGATGACCTGCCGGATCGTGTCCTCGTCGGCTTGGACGAGGCGGGCGATCGCCGGCACCGTGTTCCCGCCGGCCGAGGCGAGCACGACCATCGCCCGCCGTAGTCGGATCGCTGAACCGGTTCCCCGGCGAGTAATTCTGAGCAGCTGCTGACCCTCCTGGTCACTCAGCCGCCGCACACGTACAGGATCTGCCACC is a window of Micromonospora polyrhachis DNA encoding:
- a CDS encoding IS630 family transposase; the encoded protein is MADPVRVRRLSDQEGQQLLRITRRGTGSAIRLRRAMVVLASAGGNTVPAIARLVQADEDTIRQVIHRFNEMGMASLDPQWAGGRPRQISPDDQAFIVETANTRPEKLGKPFTRWSVRKLADYLGSHTARPIRIGRERLRQILHQQKITFQRTKTWKESTDPDRDTKLARIEYVSSHFPQRVFAFDEFGPLTIRPQAGAGWAPARHPHRLPANYHKLHGVRQFHGCYSIGDDQLWGVVRCRKSAVNTLAALKSIRAARPDGAPIYVILDNLSAHKGLKIRRWAARNKVELCFTPTYASWANPIEAQFGPLRTFVIAGSNHPNHTVLTRRLQTYLRWRNANARHPDVLAAQRRERARIRSERQRQWGQPATRAA